The Deltaproteobacteria bacterium DNA window CCCAGACGTTTCCCTGATTCACTATCCAGACTTCTCCGGTCCTCTTCTCTCGGCGAAACGGATGGTGATCACCCTCCATGATCTCTCCTTCTTTCGTTATCCGCACGTCTTCCCTCCGAGCCTGAGAGTTTGGAAAAGGATAATGGCCCGTTTTTCCGTGTGGAAGGCCCAACTTGTTATTTGTGTTTCCCGTTTTACGGCAAACGAAGCTGCGGCTATCCTCAAGACTCGTCAAGAGAAGTTGAGAGTCATCCCCCTGGGAGTAAAGGAATTGAATCGGCCCTTTTTGAGAAAGGTTGCGGAAGGCGAAAAGCCGGACACGCCCTACCTGCTCTACGTTGGTACCCTCGAACCCAGAAAGAACCTCATACGACTGGTAAAGGCCACGGCTCTCTTGTGGGAACAGGGGCTCAAGTATCCACTCATTATGGCGGGCAGGAAAGGGTGGCTCTACCAGGGGCTTTTTGATCTGATCGATTCCCTGGGTTTGGGTGATCACGTCCGTTTCTTAGGTCATGTTTCTCAGGACGGGTTGTCTTCTCTGTATAGAAACGCAGAGGTCTTCGTATATCCTTCCGTTTACGAGGGGTTCGGCCTGCCGCCCCTGGAGGCCATGTCGTGCGGGACCCCGGTGGTGGTTTCAAATCGGTCCTCACTCCCCGAGGTCTGCGGAGACGCGGCCTGTTATGTCGATCCTTTTGACGAAGGAGACATGGCGAGGGGTATACTATCTGTCTTGCAGGATGATAACCTGAGAAGAATCCTGGTGGAAAAAGGCTTCGAAAGGGTGAAGCTCTTTTCCTGGGAGAATGCAGCGAGGGAGACGATAAGGGTGTACGAGGAAGTTGCCGGGACATGAGAAGCGTCCGTGGTGTGAGGGATGAGCTTAGGATTGAAAGGAGAAACCCATGAAGCACGCCTTGATTACGGGGATTACGGGTCAGGATGGGAGCTATCTTGCGGAACTGCTTCTCGAAAAGGGTTACGCGGTCCATGGTCTGGTGCGGCGCTCGGCCATTGAGGATCCTGAACATCGTCTTTCACATGCGGGTTCGGTTGAGAGCTACCCCAGCATCTTCAATGTGGTTAGTGAGGTAAAGCCCGACGAATGTTACCACCTTGCAGCGCAGAGTTTTGTGGCCTACTCTTTCGAAGACGAATTCTCGACTCTCATGACGAATATCAACGGGACACACCACGTACTGTCGGCGGTGAAACAGATCGTCCCCTCATGCCGGTTTTACTTTGCAGCATCGAGTGAGATGTTCGGAAACACCGAGCAATCGCCTCAGAACGAGAAGACCAGGTTCAAGCCGAGGTCGGCCTACGGGATTTCCAAACTCACTGGGTATCACCTCGTGAGAAACTACAGGGAGGCTTACGGCCTCTTCGCGGTCAACGGGATTCTGTTCAACCATGAGTCCCCCCGCCGAGGCTTCGAGTTTGTGACCCGGAAGATATCGTCCCACGCCGCGAGGATCAAGCTGGGGTTGGCCAAGGAACTCAGGTTGGGCAATCTCGATGCCAAGAGGGATTGGGGGCATGCCAAAGACTACGTGAAGGCCATGTGGATGATGCTTCAGGCCGACTCTCCGGACGACTATGTTGTAGGGACGGGCGAGAGCCATTCGGTGAGGGAATTTGTGGAGGTCGCCTTCGAATATCTCGGCCTCGACCCGCGCTCTTCTGTGATCACGGACGAGAGGTATTACAGGCCTTCGGAGATCTTTGATCTCGTGGCGGATGCCTCCAAGGCAAGGGTAGAGCTCGGGTGGGTTCACCAGTACGGATTCGTCGATCTGGTACAGGAGATGGTGAAAAGCGATCTAGAGCTCTTCAAGAACACCCAAAAGTGACGGAGGGGAGACACCGAGTAGCTGGTCGGAGAAAGCAGGGGGACGGGTGATGAGGATTGCCATCGTGCATGACTGGCTTACCGGGATGAGGGGGGGAGAGAGATGCCTGGAAGTCTTCTGCGAACTCTTCCCCGAGGCGGACCTCTTCACCCTGTTGCACGTAAAGGGCTCGGTCTCCCCAAAGATAGAGGCCATGAAGATCAGGACCTCCTTCGTACAGAATCTTCCTTTCTCCCGTAAGGGGTACAGAAGCTACCTGCCCCTTTTCCCCCTGGCTGTGGAGAGCTTTGATCTCAAGGGATACGACTTGGTCTTGAGCAGCAGCCACTGTGTGGCCAAGGGTGTGATTCCCCCGCCTGACTGCTGCCATATCTCCTATGTCTATTCTCCTATGCGGTATGTCTGGGACATGTATTTCGATTACTTCGGAAACCCGAGGGGAAGGCGGGCAGGGCGGCCGGTCCTTGCTCTGTTCGCCCACTACCTGAGAGCCTGGGATGTGACGTCTTCGGAGCGGGTCGATCATTTCATCGCCATCTCCCGACACGTGGCCAGGAGGATCAAGAAGTACTACCGGAGGGATTCGAAGATTATTCATCCCCCGGTCGACACAAGGAGGTTCAGGGTTTCCAAAGGGAGCGACGACTTCTACCTCATCGTTTCTGCCCTGGCTCCGTACAAGGGAATCGATTTGGCCGTCCAGGCCTTCAATCGACTGGGATACCCGCTGAAACTGATAGGAAGCGGACAGGACGAAAAAAGGCTCCGGGCCATGGCTCGGCCCAACATCGAATTCCTGGGCTGGCAGCCTGACGACGTGGTGGCGGAACACTATTCACGATGCAAGGCCCTGGTTTTTCCCGGTGAAGAGGATTTCGGTATCACACCCCTTGAAGCCCAGGCCTCCGGGCGCCCTGTGATCGCCTACGGGAGGGGAGGGGTCTTGGAAACGGTGGTTCCTCTTTCGGATCGGCAAATAGAAGGCAGGGACGTTGAAGCAAGGGAAGGCCCAGACAGACCCGGCTCGTTGGCGACAGGGGTTTTCTTCTATGAGCAATCTGTGGAGAGCTTGATACGGGCTGTGAGGGTTTTTGAGGAGAAGGCGGATCTTTTCCACGGGAAGGCCCTACGGAGACACGCCATGAAATGGGACCGGTCGGTCTTTAAGAGGAACTTCAGGGATGCGGTCTCAGACATCCTGCGTTCCTGGTCGTGAACCTTTCATTCTGAGCCAAGCGAAGAATCTCGCTTCTGCTTTGATCACTCGGCCAAGGCACAGAGATTCTTTCCTGCCCAAGGTCGCTCAGACTCACCCTTGAGCAAAGCGAAGGATTGGCAGAAGAGCCCCACGGTCTCAGTTGGACCAAACGAAGGTAGATGGGGACCGGAGGCGCCTTGTCTTTTCGTATCGTCGGTGATATAAGGGAATCTGTCTGGCAAGGGCAAAGGACCATGTTGAAAAAGCATTCTGAATTTTTCAGGAGCATTCTGTTTCTTATGGATGCCCTTTTGTTATCCGGATGCTGGATACTCGCGTACTTTCTCCGTTTCTACACGGACTTCATTCGGCCTGCCCCGGTTATGGTACCGTTTTCCACATACCTGTGGTTTTTGGGGATCGTTGTCATCGTATGGTTCTTCACCTTCAGGGGATTCGACCTTTACAGGCCCAGGAGGATCGGCTCCCATTGGAAAGAGATGCTCGATGTTGCCAAGGCCTGTACGTTTTGTGTGTTTATCCTTATTGCCGTCACCTATCTGTTACGGAGATTCGAGCTTTCCAGACTCTCCTTTTTCTACTTCTGGCTCCTCAGCCTCCTGGTCATCGGCTTTGATAGAGCGCTTTTCAGGGGATGGCTGAGATTTCTCAGGAAAAGGGGATACAACCAGAAACAGGCGCTGATCGCGGGCTCTGGCAGCAGTGCGGTCGATCTTGTCGACAGACTCAGCCATCACCCTGAGCTGGGAATCAAGGTGCTCGGACTGCTGGCCGAAGACCCGGAAAAGGCCGCCCCCAATATCGGAGGAATCCAGGTTCTAGGCGGCTTGGGAGACCTGAAGAGGATCATCCATGCCCATCAGGTCGATATCCTTTTCATTGCGCTTCCCAACGACGCCCAGCATCATTTGGAGGCTCTCCTTGAGGGATTGAGCGAGGAGGTCTTGGATGTCAAGATAATCCCGGACCTCTTTCG harbors:
- a CDS encoding glycosyltransferase family 4 protein; translated protein: PDVSLIHYPDFSGPLLSAKRMVITLHDLSFFRYPHVFPPSLRVWKRIMARFSVWKAQLVICVSRFTANEAAAILKTRQEKLRVIPLGVKELNRPFLRKVAEGEKPDTPYLLYVGTLEPRKNLIRLVKATALLWEQGLKYPLIMAGRKGWLYQGLFDLIDSLGLGDHVRFLGHVSQDGLSSLYRNAEVFVYPSVYEGFGLPPLEAMSCGTPVVVSNRSSLPEVCGDAACYVDPFDEGDMARGILSVLQDDNLRRILVEKGFERVKLFSWENAARETIRVYEEVAGT
- a CDS encoding GDP-mannose 4,6-dehydratase; its protein translation is MKHALITGITGQDGSYLAELLLEKGYAVHGLVRRSAIEDPEHRLSHAGSVESYPSIFNVVSEVKPDECYHLAAQSFVAYSFEDEFSTLMTNINGTHHVLSAVKQIVPSCRFYFAASSEMFGNTEQSPQNEKTRFKPRSAYGISKLTGYHLVRNYREAYGLFAVNGILFNHESPRRGFEFVTRKISSHAARIKLGLAKELRLGNLDAKRDWGHAKDYVKAMWMMLQADSPDDYVVGTGESHSVREFVEVAFEYLGLDPRSSVITDERYYRPSEIFDLVADASKARVELGWVHQYGFVDLVQEMVKSDLELFKNTQK
- a CDS encoding glycosyltransferase produces the protein MRIAIVHDWLTGMRGGERCLEVFCELFPEADLFTLLHVKGSVSPKIEAMKIRTSFVQNLPFSRKGYRSYLPLFPLAVESFDLKGYDLVLSSSHCVAKGVIPPPDCCHISYVYSPMRYVWDMYFDYFGNPRGRRAGRPVLALFAHYLRAWDVTSSERVDHFIAISRHVARRIKKYYRRDSKIIHPPVDTRRFRVSKGSDDFYLIVSALAPYKGIDLAVQAFNRLGYPLKLIGSGQDEKRLRAMARPNIEFLGWQPDDVVAEHYSRCKALVFPGEEDFGITPLEAQASGRPVIAYGRGGVLETVVPLSDRQIEGRDVEAREGPDRPGSLATGVFFYEQSVESLIRAVRVFEEKADLFHGKALRRHAMKWDRSVFKRNFRDAVSDILRSWS
- a CDS encoding undecaprenyl-phosphate glucose phosphotransferase, which codes for MLKKHSEFFRSILFLMDALLLSGCWILAYFLRFYTDFIRPAPVMVPFSTYLWFLGIVVIVWFFTFRGFDLYRPRRIGSHWKEMLDVAKACTFCVFILIAVTYLLRRFELSRLSFFYFWLLSLLVIGFDRALFRGWLRFLRKRGYNQKQALIAGSGSSAVDLVDRLSHHPELGIKVLGLLAEDPEKAAPNIGGIQVLGGLGDLKRIIHAHQVDILFIALPNDAQHHLEALLEGLSEEVLDVKIIPDLFRFVTLRGGIDELDGLPIISLQETPLYGWNRVVKRVFDIVFSVSGIVLFSPLMAVIAILVKLTSPGPVLYVQERMGLDGKPFKMLKFRSMKQDAEKETGPVWAKLDDPRRTRIGAFLRRTNLDELPQLFNVLKGEMSMVGPRPERSAFVREFKGRIPGYMLRHKMKAGITGWAQINGFRGDTPIEERIRYDLSYINNWSIWFDLKILFMTLWSGFKNAY